A region of the Phoenix dactylifera cultivar Barhee BC4 chromosome 10, palm_55x_up_171113_PBpolish2nd_filt_p, whole genome shotgun sequence genome:
GTGATCTGTGATGAGAAGAAAAGTGCTGTTGGCAAGAAATAAAGGTAGACATCAAACCAGAGTTTTTCTGGCAATAATATGGAGATGATGTAGGCCTCAGATCGCAATTGCTTAAAATTTTCCCTCAACCAAGAGTTTCAGGATCTGTCATCCAGCGTTCCTTCGAATAAGATGGGTTGACAAAGGTTTTATCTCAAGTTCATATAATGTGATCACGTATTCTTTCGAGCAAGTTTGACATGAAGGAATCTTGTGTTGAAATTCATggggaaaagaaagagattTTATGTAAGGTGGAAAAGTGGAAGCTTATGATGGACTAAACATTGTTATTCCACATCACGAGTTTTCCATCTTGAAATTTTTGCTGATTACTCAAAATTTCACATGTTCCTCCAGACGTTTGATATGAAATAGGAGATCTGTGTTTGTTGAATTTTATATCCAATGGCACAATATGGCATAGCAGGTTGCAGGTTAAGAGCCTCAAAATGCTAAGTAGGTTGATGTTGATGAAGACAAGTAGTTATGTGATGGATTAGGCCAGTTGCATTGGACTCATGTATCATGCTTCTAGGATATGTATTTTCTTCATAACCGAGGGGCCTGAAGTCAAGCTCAGTTGGAAGTGGGTACTTCCAACTGTTTGTTTTAATGTAACCAAGCCCAAACTCTGGAATATAAGTTACCCATCCACCCAAAAAggcaaaagttttcttttttttgagagagcgAGTGGATAAGCAAAAATTAATGCTACTTTAATGCTCTCCCACTCACTCCATCCTTAGAAATGAACCATTTAAGTGAATAATATACTGATCATTCCTGTAAATAATCTAATAATGCATGTGGGAAAAATGGCACTTCCTATGCACCAATTTCGTGCAAAAGAAACAGCTGAGTGGAAATAACTTGATTTCAGTACAGTGAAACAAACATCAGATTAGAACTCAAGTTCCGAACCCAAGTTCAGACATGTCTGACACTTACAAGCAAACAAATGTGCCCCTAGAGTATCTCAGCATCATTTCGGACATGGCATTCATACCTTTTGTGAGTACAGCTTTTCAGTAAAGTGCTTGAAATCACCATGAGTTTTCAAATGAAAGGTATTTCAACTACAAAATGGGAAGCACAAACTCCATGTTTAAAGAAGCGCATCGTACTGACTCAGAATGATATCATAACCAGATAGTTCATGCCCAAGGTATCAACTTCAAGAAGAAAGTATGAGTCATCTTTTCTTTCAAATGCATGAAATTGAATTGATTATGATAAAACATGGTCAAGGAAGGTGGAATGCaagaagttcaagatgaagaCTGCTTAATCAGGTATTTGTTGAAGAATGAAGACAGGAGAACAAAGATTTGGTTGAAtattgatagatgaggagaaaAGAATGAAAAGGTATTTGATGGGCTTGCTAGTACAAAAactggtagactagagaacagtatatgaattctgaaaatgcctAAATTATCACAAAAGAAGCCAGAAATCTGATACTCGAACTATAGATTGAATACTACCACTACTTTGAGATCAAAGTGGTGTAAAAGATATGTCTATGCATGACTCCAGGAAAAAATGGAAAGACAATAATGAGAAAGAACATGTAGTTGAGCATGCTGATGAGCAAGGAGTTACGAAAGATAAAGCAcacttcatcaaaatcaaaactGGGAAGCAAACAAACAGTGGAGATCAGAAAGTATGGCAATTTTCTATACCATGGAAGCATGTCATAGGATCATAAACTTTTTCTCTTAGAGATATTGCCTGGAAATAACTTCAACAGAGACCAATATAGTTGGGCCATCCTTCATATCTTGGTTAAGAAGGGAAGACAACATTTTAATGCAAGCACATATACAAAGAACATGGTGCCAACAAGTTTACATTAAGAACCCATATCCAAACCCTATATTGACAAAGATTTTGATGAAGAAATGAAGAATGGTCTATGTCAGACACCCGTATGTACAATACACTGCTCACAGATGCACATATAAGACTCGCATGTGAAATCTATATTGATGAATATATTTATAAGATGCCCAAATTCATAGAATAAAATAGATTACAAATGGATAACACACTGAACATTAATTAACATTctacaagaaggaaaaaaagagcatAAATGATCTTAGACAATATGGGTGAATAAGGATTTGCTGTACCGTTGTTCCATTATAAGAAAAGTTTATATCCATCTTCTTATAGGAAATAAATAATAAAGTTTCTGCTTAGAACGTGGAATAATCATTACAACAATTATGTGATAGTTCCAATGTTATAAATTCAATCCCCAACACATACCAAAGAAGCAAGGGAAAACAATTACATGAATAATATATCTCCACATGGTAAATTCTACCTAAACCTACTGAACTTGCAACTTTCAGAAGCTGAAGAGAGGATCTGTATCAGAAATTCATACCTCACTTTCAACTGGAGCTTCCTCATACGGATCCGATATTGAGTCATTTTGGTGAGACGTTGCTTGATTTTATGCACAAGTAACTTCGGCCAATATTcctgcaaaaacaaaaacaggTCATGTTACTGAGTAACTTCAAATATTAATCTAAAGCCTAAATATCTTATCAGAACTATTAGTGATTTAGTACAGCATACCAGGTGTTTGTCAATAGTTTCTAGTGCTTTCTCATAATTTCTGGGCAGTTTAACTTTTTCCCACAATTCATTTGGCTTATGAGCCCTTTCAATAGTTTTCATGTATAAGTAAAAAACCCCTGCACAAGGCACCAAGTCAGGATGTAATGGAACAATCATATGTGTGGTAGTGCTAAATGAGAATTGTCATATTCACTCTGTAACCAATCAACAGTAGCACACAATAAAGCCACTTTTTAATCATAGTAAATAGTTCTTATCTAATTTATTCTGGCACTggaatctgaattttcttccaaataAGGCTGCATCCTTTGACAATAAAAAGCTTTTAAATCTTCCCCAACAACTCCCATTTTTTGTGggcctcccttcctcctccctgACCCTTTCATGTATCTTAATTTTCTCTCCTTCCTAAGACCTCCTCTGGTTTTTATTGCAGGTGACAAAGCTTCTGATAAGGTTATATGGCTCTTAAAAGCCAAAAGTTACTCATAGTTGTTGTAATTTTCATTTTCCTAATTTCAGCAGAGTAATAGTTGACAAATATCAACAAAACCATGCATGTCTTGGCATGTTCAGGCAACCCATAAGAGGAAATCTATGGAGGCTCAAGCAAGCTAATAAAAGGATTGAGAGCATCACATATAAATGATAAATGAGCTCACGGATCCCAACAACTGGGATGCAAACTGGAGAATAGAAACAAAAATGTGTACAGATCATGAAACAGATTTTGCTTAGATGTCCTGATATGCTAGTGCCAGACATATAGACATTTGCGTATCTTTCAAAATACGTTTAAGTTCATAAAGGACATCAGAAATATGCCTTTTCCAGTACAAAAATGTGAAATGGTTACAGCTTTCTAATTTTAAATACATATAAAAACTAAAGTAggaaattatataatttaattatgATATTCTTTTCCAAGAAAAACATTAAATCATGGCAATAAGCTTGAGGACCAGTCATCTGGGATAAATGTGGGATATTAACTCTAGACTTGTCCAAGTTATTAACTATATCTAGGTCAGTTTGGATCAAGGTTTGGTTAGAGGTGTCATTAGCATTTCAAATCAATGGCTGGAGTTCACTTCATCGAGATTCTCATTAGCTTTCCTTTTACAATTTTAATTATAACTTAAGTTTATAAGTTTGAGGACAATCACAGAAAAATAGAATTCAATATTATTCTCCAATATGCAATTTGTTGTTGTGCTTTACTTCTTCCCaactattcttctatttctagtATAATGTATCTTACCTTTGCTGCAGTTTCAAACTCATCGTAATGGAAATGATCCCCTCATAGGAGATTGTCTAATAAACCAAATACATCTAAAATATCTTTTGAAACATAAAATTTGACAATACTCCAAAGCATTGAGGAGTAAGCTCCCATATAGACCTTTTGCCCTCGAGTTTATTCCTATTCATTTTGATTTCCCATGAAAAGAGCATGACTCATTACCCTATCTCAAGAGAAAACCTCTACTAAAAAGCTTTATTTGCAGCCATGATGTTCTTAACCTTTGACCCACCAATTCTAAGCCAAACTCTAATGAATGGTTTCAAACTTTTTAAATGATTACACACTGCTACTTCATGCTAAAAACAAGAAATTGCTTAATCAGCCAATCTCTGAGGACATTTCACAATAAAACGCTCCGTTCGTTGATGTAATTTCCATCGGTAACAAAATCTCTATTTTTACTGCAATTAACTCTTTGAATTAAGTCGCATCAATAATGTGGCAATGCTTTTGCATTTCCCACAAGACTGACATTCTTCCTGCCTTCTAGCGGTGCTTTTTCAAAAGGATTTGACAGGTCTAAGGAGAGGAGGAATGAGGTGGTTCAAGTTGAAATTGATATAAACCAGTGTCAAAAAACAAGTCTTCGTAAAAATTCATAAATCTGAACTTGTTGAAGCGAAAGGTTATCAGCTCTTCCAGGTTTTTATATGATATGAGCATCAAAATCTTTCTTGTGTGTGCACATGATTGAGTGGCAGCAAAACCAAGCTAGAGTCATTAGTGCAAGACAAAATATCCCGTAGAATTAAAAGAAGACATATTAACGAATAACAAAGACAGGATACAGTAAAGCGGAAATTAAAAGCCAGGGAGGTGGAGTTGGAGACCATCGTGATCGCGAATAGTGGCATAACGGCTGTTGGCAAGGGGACACGAGCTTCGATTGCAGATGCCTGTAACGTTGTATGGATTTCTACAGAAATTCCCAGTAGTGATTCTACACGACATCAAAGTGTTAAAGATCTGTGAAAAAactagggaaaaaaaaaagattgacaAAAGACTAACACTAATAGTTCCTCcattgaaaagaagaaaaacaattcGGAGAGAAAGGGGGAGGAGTAGAAGGAGATGGAGATGATTACTTGGCCATGAAGCTGCAGTGGTTGTGCCTGATTACTTGCCATATCACCTCGTCGTTTTGCATCTCTGGAGCTCGATTTCGATTTCTCTAGGGTTTAAACCCAAGTAGAGAGAACTAGAATCAAGAAATTGAGGTTTTAACAAGATTTCTAATCCTTTTTATTGGAATCCTCTCCTCGTTAGGGTTTCAGGTGGTAGGGGCTTTGGCGTCTGGTTTACAGAGGGGAAGCGGAGAAGCGGTGGTGCGGCGGCGAGCGAGTCCTTATTTCACCGAGAGCTGGAGAATCGCCTCGGACCGGCGTGAACCCGCCCTAAAAAAATACGGGGCGGCTCAAAATCTGCGGACCTGACGAAGTTCGGGTCAACCCGAATCCGGCACGGTTATAAGCTCGGGGGATTCGGGTTGGACTCCGGAGCCCTAACGGGTCAGTGTGTTTGAGTGGAATCCTAGAGAGATGGCATAAGTGCACGCTTTGGATATTCGGTTGCATGGAAAATTATTCACTTGATCACTTTGGAGGAGCAAAAACAAGGAGTTTGTGAGTAAATTTCATTTAATGCTTAGACTCCTTCCGAGTGAAGTATGCAATTCGCAAGCTTAGACATTTTTGATGAATATGTTTAGAGGCCTCTCTCACAAGTTACTTTATCTTGTATTTAAGTTTAGTAACATCTCATCTAGATAATATCCAAGTGAAATTAAGAAaatctcttatttgatatttagtactataatattaaatttttattttggtttaCATAAGTTTTTTCGAAAGCATGAATTGGATTATCTACATATTTATCTATCTACTTGTCTCATACTATATATACACTGTGGACATGGCCAATCGTTGAGTAGGGTTTTGACATGGACCCTCTCACCTGCATCTTGTGACAGAAAATTTAAGGGAAATCAAAAAACTCACCCAAAGTAAAACATGTGTATGATACAAAGATAAAAATAAGGAGGGCATTTTCcatcaagagagagaaaggaaggatGATATGACTCAGGGTAAAAAATCAAACTAAATCTCAAACCCTCgtaatttaaaaaatagaataaaacaTTTACAAAAAGTCTTATGTAGAataaatctttttttatttataaaaaattatagagCTCTCAGGTATTAGAGTTTTAAAGAGGGAAAAAATACAGGACTCGTGACATACCAATACCCTCTCGTAAAAATTATCACTATTTCCAAttatcctctttctctttcttccatcTACCTGATCAGATTCATCCATTTTTATGCATGTGCAAAGAACATATAAGATCTAGTATGTATAATGAGAACCATTGGCATGACTCTATTGAGGGACGATACTTTTTTGTCCTTGCTTTCCTTTATTGTATATTAGaacatcttctttttttttttttggtataacgCCGGCCATAAGatcaaaaagaataaaagaatacGAAGATGATGGAACCAAGGATAAGCTATCCCAAGTAAAACTCCTAGAGTGATAAGCTGCGAAAAATGCCACCCAGTCAGCCGCACTATTAGCCTCTCTATAGGCATGAGTGGCCCGGTGGAAGGAGCACTCGCCCAAAAATCGGCGGATATCATGAATCAATCACAACCAGCCAGCATCACTGCCCGGATCCCAGATCCAATCAATCACTGTGGCCGAATCTCTTTCAAGGATAATGCGATCCACCCCTAACACACGCCTCGCAAAAGAGATGCCCTCCCACGCTGCTCTGGCATCTGTCCCGATCACCATCTGCTCGAATATCCGACACCCCCCGGCTGCCACCAATCTGCCCTCCTGATCTTTGATGACGAACCTTGCACCCCTGCTGCCCCAATCTCGCTAACACCGTTGTCGAAGTCCACCTTGAGAAAGCCAGAGATTGGGGGCTCTCGGGATATGGATATGGTCCTGGGCGCTATAAGAGTGGAATGAGAGCCTCAGATTCTCCAAGCCAACCCAAGGGACGACGCAGTAGCAATGCCAAGGACCTCCATCGTATGGGCAAGAGCTCGATCCAACACCAGCCTCGGATGCGCGCCTCTGTCCTCAAACACTAgggcattcctgtccaaccaacAGTGATAAGCCAAATAAACTGCCCTCGTCCCCTGCTCCACGCTATCTGGCCTCCGGGAGGAGACCCTCAGGAAAGCCAGAAAATCCTTTGTCCGCGTCCCCTCCGTGTCAGACCGGAGGAAGCTGCTGCGCACTCCCAAATCTAAACCGTACGTAGACATCCAAAAATAACGTAGAAGAtggactcctcctcctccgagcAGGTCCCACACTTCGGGAGAAATATCAACCCTATGCTCGAATAGTACTCCTCTAGTCGGCAGGCATCCCCGAGCCACTTTCCACACAAACAAGGCCACCCGAAGGTGAGCACACATCCACCAAATCTATCCCGCCTCaaattgccgagtcgactccctcctAATTAGCACCAATAATTCTCTGGTCCTCACCTCCAGCCTACCCGTCCGGCCCCATACCCTCCTATCCTCCACAACACCTGTCATTAGCAGCATTGCCAAAACTTGCTTGGCCACCTGCTCACCAAAGATCCGTCGAACCAGAGCCTCGTCCCAGCATCGCTCACCTGGAAGAATCAGGTCGCCTACAGTGCAGCCCTCCAGCTCTCTGGAGTCGAGCATGGTAGGCCACCTACAGAAAGGCAGATCAGCCACCCAGCAGTCCTCCAAGACATTCACCGCTCGTTCATCGTCGATCTTCCATCTAATTTCTAAAAACACCACAGTAGCACGGGAGCATATCTCCCTCCATATGTGAGAGCTATGCCTCCCCACCCAGAATGCTGCCGGATCCGATGGGTTTCCGTACTTTGCTCTCATTAAGGAACCTCTCTACTTCACTTAGAGGCAAAGCCATGTTGCTATCCCTCTTTATCACTTATATAACTTCGATTAATTGTTAAATGATGGCACATAAAAAGATCTCaaaaaaaatggtatttcaattcttataactttttttttgcatatctattCATAAGAGTATTTCaattattttagttttaaattatttattttttaataatattagatGGTATAGAtaagtattaaaaaaataatatataaataaataataattttatagagACATTCATgcaagtttatatatatatatatatatatatatatatatatatatatataggcagTTTACCGGcgcctttttttttatataacacTAGATGCTGCACCAATATCACAAGCCAGCTCTCGTGGCAAACACGTACCTCAGTCAGGGACATTTCAGCCCCTATATCAGCCTGATCAAATGATAACAGACCGTCGATTCTCTCCACACAACGGAAATCCAACAGCATGACGAGGGTAATATCGTCATATAAGTAAATACCGATGCGTGCCTTCTGGGTTCACAGTGACGTGCTGGGGGCGATCGACAAAAACCCGGAACACGCGACATCGGCCCCTCGTTCTCTTCGCTAATAAAATCCACCCCCCTCTTCCGCAATCTTCGGGGAGCTTgacgagaaagaagaaaaattagaaacCCTAGAAAATGGTGGTCTGCTCCACCGCGGTGGCCGTGCCATCGTCGTGCAATCTCGGCCGTTCGATCTCCCTTGAACCCTCCAAGCTCTCCTCCTCGAGATGGCTGCAGTTGACGCCTCTCCGCCGCCTTCCGACGAGGAGCCGGAAGCTGTCGGCGGTTCCTCAGCGCGGAATAATTCCCCAGGTGATGGATTGCCTTATCTTAATTCTTTTCTTGGGTTTGGTTCGAGTTTTTTTATTCTAAAGTATGAGAATCTTATTGATCTAACCGAAGTGGAATCATCCCTGGTTTTAATTGCCTCCATTTGCGCTATACTGTTGGTGATTAGGACATACTTAGTATCTACAATCTGATTTACAGTGTAGATTAGaagaagaatagaagaagaTTGGGGATGGGTTGCGTACCTAGACTTAAAAAATTATTGTTCTAATTGAGAGTTAGCTAGTGTTCTACCATTTACTTTCCTATCCATGGCCAGTCGAGTTTTGACAAGAAAGCTAATTACTCTAATAGCCCATTAATATAAATTAACATTTTAGCTAAACAAATAGCTTCTTGAGTATGAACCAATCCAAAATCTCTCTCGTGCATTAATTTTTTGGGAAGTttgtatatgtatatttttaaaatcaaaTATATGGTGGATGAAATATTCTTGGAACATATCATCCTTCCACCCTTACAATGTTAATCTTCTCTACTTTGTGCATAAAATGGCTTCACCTATTATTCCAGCTTTATCTGGTCAGTGGAATTTTCCTGAGAACAGAACCTTAAATTTCCACCAAGATTAGTAAATCATCATCATTTTTTGACAATGACGTTCATGGAAGATAACAAGCACTTTTCTGTTCTTGATTTGTTAGTAGTCTTAACTCTCCACTGCTAAAAGTGTCTGATGTAGGCGGGGAATTTACTATAGGCATTCAATTCTTTCTGTTAGTTCAGCTTAAAACACATGACTTGGGTTTGATGCCCCCCTCTCTCTCATCATGCCTTCAATTGTATGCTGTACTGCTGATTCTAAAAGATATGACTACGCTCTGATCTATTTTGttgtaataaaataaaatttctttgattcttcttctgtAGGTTGAAGCAAAGAAGCAAACATTTTCTTCATTTGATGAATTGTTAGAAAAGTCTGATAAGCCTGTGTTGGTTGATTTTTATGCAACCTGGTAAGCAGTTATTTATTCAAGTGAATTACCTGTATTCACACCATGATTGATAATCATCTCTCCCTGGTTTGTTATGATATTTTCATTGCTTTTGCTCTGATAAGTTCTTCAAACTTCTTTTGTTATCATTGGGGGCTTGAGCTCCTCTAAGAAGAGAAATGGAAAGGAAGTAATGCTGATATCTACAGCTTCTAATGCTAAGCAAAATGACATCAATCCGTGGATCTTTTTTTTGACTTCAAATTTGTGTCTCTTTGTCATTTTTTATACCTCCTTCCCAAGGTGGGCAATGAAGATGtcgatgtcttttttttttcttttaaaaagaagaaaagaattggAAAAGGGCTTGTGCTTAATAAAATCTATCTCGTTCGTCTCTCAATCAATTAGGTATTCGATAAAGAAGAAGAGTTTCCGTGCTCGGCTATCTTTTGTTAGTTTAAGGAGTTAGAGTTCCAATATTTTAGAGAGCTGGCCTTTCCAGTGGGTCTTATCGTTTATTCACAAGTTCTTCTTTAGGACATGActataaattttaaaacattttattttatgtatcctttATACACCCCATAGGTCTGGAAATAAGCTCAGGATggcccgaagcccatcgggGTCGGATCGGGCTTCAGGCTAAGCCCAAAGAGTTCAAACTGGGTTTGGGCTTAAATGTAGAGCCCATTTATTTTTCGAACCGGGCTCGGGTTCGTCATTGGCCTAGCCCGAGCCTGAACAAGGCCCAAAACAAAGCCCAAATTTAGGCCCGAATCAATTTGTTCTTGTATGTTGTTATTTAGAGAGAATAATGAGAAAGTAAAGGACAAATTAAAATAGGTTTAGCGGAGAATAAGGTATTATATCATTTACTTGTATTATAATTTATAGAAAAGAGCTTAATTATCCActagctcattattttgtgaagcaatattatgaaatatgaaaCTTCAATCGGGTTCGGGCCGGACCTATTTTTGGCCTAAATGGGTAAAGTTGGGCTGGGCTCGGGCTtggattattcaaaaaaaaattgggcctAAGCCTGGCCCGAAGCCCAAAAAAAGTGGGGTGGGTTCGGGTAGGGGCATAGCCCGACCTGGCCCGGTCTACTACTTCCTGCCTTAACACCCCATGGTACCATAAAGTGTCTGAATTCTACTTTTAcattcctttgttttttttcggGAGCAGATACCATGTTTTTGTTTGCAGGTGTGGCCCATGCAAATTCATGGTTCCTATTCTTGAACAAGTGGGTGAACAACTAAAAGACAAAATCCAAGTGGTCAAAATTGACACAGAGCAGTACACAAGCATTGCGAATCAGTACAAAATTGAAGCACTGCCTACATTCATCATTTTCAGGGATGGGAAGCCCTGTGATCGCTTCGTAAGATAGAACTGAATCATAGCCCCACCAAATTATTTGAATCACAGCCCTAACTAATAATCTCATTTCTGATTGAGTTATATTTTTAATCATCTATATGATCCTACCT
Encoded here:
- the LOC103703182 gene encoding thioredoxin Y, chloroplastic-like, which encodes MVVCSTAVAVPSSCNLGRSISLEPSKLSSSRWLQLTPLRRLPTRSRKLSAVPQRGIIPQVEAKKQTFSSFDELLEKSDKPVLVDFYATWCGPCKFMVPILEQVGEQLKDKIQVVKIDTEQYTSIANQYKIEALPTFIIFRDGKPCDRFEGAMPAHALIHRIESVLAVPQ